The Capra hircus breed San Clemente chromosome 25, ASM170441v1, whole genome shotgun sequence genome has a window encoding:
- the LOC108633857 gene encoding collagen alpha-2(I) chain-like, whose protein sequence is MREADRAPGRSSARPGTRGAERRGGGQVTGTPPSLGTGCGRGLHPGNGGGPRPGPGPLGIGHREGASQRAGGAGERRGRVVGRGAGTRTPGLSGARELCTLRPRSPRWPGGTEGLSSPEQDLPLEGPRRSPWEGLAPGAPHLHSPPSRPPPERGAEQLQGTVDPVVLSVSRPAPPGPLAADGRRRAGSCQEGRDGSQDTCEPLTLGNWLSFPLRIPIPAWSCSPPRRLTWSARGFLSPRGLVWKAGLGRAGDGAHLENRGRVGTCLSCSTDKEPWFSALGVADAPNVVEQPGARGPERADAEPAAAAGPLCELSAGTATSAET, encoded by the exons ATGAGAGAGGCGGATAGGGCTCCGGGCCGAAGCAGCGCGCGGCCGGGGACCAGGGGAGCTGAG cgcaggggaggggggcaggttACAGGGACCCCCCCCTCCCTGGGAACCGGCTGTGGGCGGGGCTTGCACCCCGGAAACGGTGGGGGTCCCAGGCCTGGCCCTGGACCCCTGGGCATTGGGCATCGGGAAGGGGCCAGTCAAAGGGCCGGGGGCGCTGGGGAGAGGCGgggcagggtggtggggaggggagctgggacTAGGACCCCTGGACTGAGTGGGGCCCGAGAGCTGTGCACTCTGCGCCCGAGGAGCCCCCGTTGGCCTGGGGGAACTGAGGGACTGAGTTCCCCAGAGCAGGACCTCCCCCTGGAAGGGCCGCGCCGAAGCCCGTGGGAGGGCCTCGCCCCCGGCGCCCCCCATCTCCACTCGCCGCCGTCCCGGCCTCCGCCGGAGAGAGGGGCCGAGCAGCTTCAGGGGACCGTGGACCCCGTCGTTCTAAGCGTTTCGCGCCCCGCGCCGCCCGGCCCCCTCGCCGCCGATGGCCGCCGACGTGCCGGGAGCTGCCAAGAAGGGAGAGATGGCTCCCAGGACACGTGTGAG CCCTTAACCCTAGGCAACTGGCTTTCCTTCCCCTTGCGGATCCCCATCCCCGCCTGGAGTTGCAGCCCTCCAAGGCGCCTCACCTGGAGCGCTAGAGGGTTCCTTTCCCCCCGTGGATTGGTCTGGAAAGCTGG CTTGGGGAGAGCCGGGGATGGAGCACATTTGGAGAACAGGGGAAGAGTTGGGACCTGTCTCAGTTGTTCCACAGACAAGGAGCCCTGGTTTTCCG CCCTCGGCGTTGCTGACGCCCCCAATGTCGTTGAGCAGCCGGGCGCCAGGGGGCCGGAGCGCGCCGATGccgaacctgctgctgctgctgggcctcTCTGCGAACTGAGTGCGGGGACTGCCACTTCTGCCGAGACATGA
- the LOC108633858 gene encoding cardiotrophin-2-like, whose product MGYHLLAPFCLLALLLPPLPLGAPMSTAESVNQAYNLALHLQRQTSTLLQTYLQHQGTPFSDPDFSLPELSLSTLPDTEMFFETWHGLEDEVRLSLIQEAFWSLSQHLRLAMLDQDDLNHGNSIMEDQLWEARLKAKSLAGNLADIMTALGVTTPPANTHLSNVPLGDTAFQKRCRGYVIIRDFGFWTDRAVTFLGELKDKYSQ is encoded by the exons ATGGGTTATCATCTTCTGG CCCCCTTCTGCCTGCTGGCCCTGCTGCTGCCCCCTCTCCCTTTGGGAGCCCCCATGTCCACAGCCGAGTCTGTCAATCAAGCCTATAACCTGGCGCTCCACTTGCAGAGGCAGACTTCCACCCTGTTGCAGACTTAT CTCCAGCACCAAGGCACTCCCTTTAGTGATCCTGACTTCTCACTCCCTGAACTCTCGCTCAGTACCCTGCCTGATACCGAAATGTTCTTCGAGACCTGGCATGGCCTGGAAGATGAGGTACGTCTGAGCCTCATCCAGGAGGCCTTCTGGTCCTTGAGCCAGCACCTCCGGCTTGCGATGCTTGACCAGGATGACCTCAACCATGGCAATTCCATCATGGAGGATCAGCTTTGGGAAGCAAGACTCAAGGCCAAAAGCCTAGCGGGCAACTTGGCCGACATCATGACTGCCCTGGGCGTGACCACACCCCCAGCAAACACCCACCTCAGTAATGTCCCCTTAGGGGACACAGCTTTCCAGAAGAGGTGTCGAGGGTATGTAATAATCCGGGACTTCGGCTTTTGGACAGACCGAGCTGTGACTTTCTTGGGTGAGCTCAAGGACAAATACTCTCAATAG